Proteins found in one Brachyspira murdochii DSM 12563 genomic segment:
- a CDS encoding TolC family protein gives MRFYATLFLSLIFSFALYSQEADTNTINTADKIAITLEDALTIAFDNDKTLKQAEYNVRIAQVQKDASFSDLFMPSLSISGGLNLSESQEYNVNNVPTGVYSSPDTWSASASLSKTLFNGFRNWNTDKARDVNLQMQKDIYYDEKKNVDLNTKLNFYNTFVAQENYRVYLQQQMNYSNRMRETYVKYRNGQVSEYEYLNAKVQYETTKPQVVTLSNQYQSLKLTFIRQIGLTNAADDVDLIGSILDATNITLPDMAYDDLLTIIMNNNIELKNMSSNLEMLEYNRRVARSYLWPTLSASANVGVTTVDKVKMENGTFTKNRGGEFNWGVGFSLNYALDSLLPFSSTAKGAEEIELSIKQMEVSYEQLRDTIEVSSRDLISTARSQALNLQSQAENARTAAYALQMAQRQYRGGTISMLEVNDAEVVYLNAQLAYLQAIYEYFSSTLQVLKLLGA, from the coding sequence GTGAGATTTTATGCTACTTTATTTTTAAGCTTAATATTCAGTTTTGCTTTATACTCTCAGGAAGCAGATACAAATACTATTAATACAGCAGATAAGATTGCTATAACATTGGAAGATGCCTTAACTATAGCTTTTGATAATGATAAAACATTAAAACAGGCTGAATATAATGTACGCATAGCACAAGTTCAAAAAGATGCCTCATTCTCTGATTTATTTATGCCTTCTTTAAGCATAAGCGGAGGATTAAATCTATCCGAATCGCAGGAATATAATGTGAATAATGTACCAACAGGTGTTTATTCAAGTCCGGATACTTGGTCTGCTAGTGCCTCTTTATCAAAAACTCTTTTTAATGGTTTTAGAAATTGGAACACTGACAAAGCCAGAGATGTTAACCTGCAAATGCAGAAAGATATATATTATGATGAAAAGAAAAATGTTGATCTCAATACAAAATTAAACTTTTACAATACATTCGTAGCACAGGAAAATTACAGAGTATACTTACAGCAGCAGATGAACTACAGCAACAGAATGAGAGAAACATATGTAAAATACAGAAATGGTCAGGTTTCAGAATATGAATATTTAAATGCTAAAGTACAGTATGAAACTACAAAACCTCAGGTTGTAACATTAAGCAATCAGTATCAGAGTTTGAAATTAACATTTATAAGACAAATTGGACTTACAAATGCAGCTGATGATGTAGATTTGATAGGAAGCATACTAGATGCTACTAATATTACACTTCCAGATATGGCATATGATGATTTGCTTACTATTATTATGAATAATAATATAGAATTAAAAAATATGAGCAGTAATTTGGAAATGCTTGAATATAACAGAAGAGTTGCAAGAAGTTATTTATGGCCTACATTATCAGCAAGTGCTAATGTAGGAGTAACTACAGTAGATAAAGTAAAAATGGAAAACGGCACTTTTACAAAAAACAGAGGAGGCGAGTTTAACTGGGGAGTAGGCTTCTCATTAAACTATGCACTTGATTCATTACTTCCTTTCTCTTCTACTGCAAAAGGAGCTGAAGAAATAGAATTAAGCATAAAGCAGATGGAAGTAAGTTACGAACAATTAAGAGATACAATAGAAGTAAGCAGCAGGGACTTAATATCAACTGCTAGGTCTCAGGCTTTAAACTTACAGTCGCAGGCTGAAAATGCAAGAACAGCAGCTTATGCCCTGCAGATGGCACAAAGACAGTATAGAGGAGGTACTATATCTATGCTCGAAGTAAATGATGCCGAAGTAGTATATTTAAATGCACAGCTTGCTTATCTGCAGGCTATATATGAATATTTTTCAAGTACTTTACAAGTGTTAAAACTTTTAGGTGCTTAA
- a CDS encoding EFR1 family ferrodoxin (N-terminal region resembles flavodoxins. C-terminal ferrodoxin region binds two 4Fe-4S clusters.) yields the protein MSENKKAVIYCFSGTGNTEKVAREYKKIFEENGVETLLYSVSDNFDNMPNIKDYDYVGIAYPIHGFNAPYPIFDLIKLFPKFENEKKKIFIIKTSGEPLTINNISSEPLMARLKNKGYILTNEYHYVMPYNIMFRHTDEFAAKMWKTAKALCVIEANEVLDGRESFLKKFPFGRFIAFLFRIEHPAMKVNGHLFKVKKICTHCNLCVKKCPVHNIYNDEKGDIKFKNKCVMCTSCSFRCPVDAITIGILNGWRVNGVYKFENPPVGIKTKHDNYCKKAYERYFADADKKIQDYAINSKVEYKQKSYYKNIENYTS from the coding sequence ATGTCTGAAAATAAAAAGGCTGTAATATATTGTTTTTCTGGTACTGGTAATACTGAAAAGGTTGCAAGAGAGTATAAAAAAATATTTGAAGAAAACGGCGTTGAAACTTTGCTTTATAGTGTAAGCGATAATTTTGATAATATGCCTAATATAAAAGATTATGATTATGTTGGTATTGCTTATCCTATACATGGATTTAATGCTCCTTATCCTATTTTTGATTTGATAAAACTCTTTCCTAAATTTGAAAATGAGAAGAAAAAAATATTTATTATAAAAACTTCAGGAGAGCCTCTCACTATTAATAATATATCTTCAGAGCCTTTGATGGCAAGACTTAAAAATAAAGGCTATATTCTTACTAATGAATATCATTATGTAATGCCTTATAATATTATGTTTAGGCATACTGATGAGTTTGCTGCTAAGATGTGGAAGACTGCTAAGGCTTTATGTGTTATAGAGGCTAATGAGGTTTTGGACGGCAGAGAAAGTTTTTTAAAGAAATTTCCTTTCGGCAGATTTATAGCATTTTTATTTAGAATAGAACACCCTGCTATGAAAGTTAATGGGCATTTATTTAAAGTTAAAAAGATTTGCACTCATTGTAATTTATGCGTTAAGAAATGCCCTGTTCATAATATTTATAATGATGAAAAAGGCGATATTAAGTTTAAAAATAAATGCGTAATGTGTACAAGCTGTTCATTTAGATGTCCTGTTGATGCTATAACTATAGGCATACTTAATGGCTGGAGAGTTAATGGAGTTTATAAATTTGAAAATCCTCCTGTAGGTATAAAAACTAAACATGACAATTACTGCAAAAAGGCTTATGAGCGATATTTTGCCGATGCTGATAAAAAAATACAGGATTATGCTATTAATTCTAAAGTAGAATATAAACAAAAATCATACTACAAAAATATAGAAAATTATACATCATAA
- a CDS encoding efflux RND transporter permease subunit, with protein sequence MRSFIELIVKRPVAVFMGIVAVVILGIVSLSRLPVDFLPDMELPFISIRTTYDNAGPEEVEKSVSKIIEGAVSSVNNIKEVSSTSEEEDSRVFIEFNWGSDLASATADIREAIDRIRKSLPDDAESPAVYKFSTDNIPVMEISFYGTDNLSALYNLVDNQILTSIEQVGGVAMAEIRGGLKTQIKVDVDMNRLQAYGLDINTIVNTLAIENQNISGGETYEGVYKYTLRTTGEFKTVDDIGNVVVALKDNNTPIRLRELATIYEGYDEDGDVIKVNGTPAVNVSINKESGANTVAVSEGIKKRLDTLNLPEGIKYEVLFNSADNVNNAIKGVLDTAWQGGLFAVIILMLYLWNVRTVLIIAISIPMSIIVTFTLMYFFGTTLNIISLSGLVLGIGMMVDNSIVVLENIFFYRNNGYGKYSSAIDGTSTVALAISASTLTTIAVFLPFLFVEGQTGQMFRDLCITVTVSMIASLAVALTIVPMLGARLVTTKKSKFLSKFEDFFDKHFHSKVNFIYEKVLTYSVHHKARVLIPVITIVFAVIIVGLIFIGKEGFPESDEGQFRASITMPIGTRKEQTGAFVDRMRKDVEEVVGKDLSRIQTRARSGSDANKGEIRAKLIDKSDGRTIETAEYVELVRKKLASYPATINVDTVSSMRGGGNSDSSGIDIDIVGEDLVRARELANSVIAALQDVPGLRDVRLKKSDASPELNVTVNRDLASKMGLNINTVANSIKTSFGGTTATRMTPDNSDVTDIDVIVQLNERDRINIDDVKRMLIPTSAGMVPVSAIANVDKSFAPSEIERKNDSRITSITASGYGRPMNQIMNDVQAAINEKVFLPSGFSIVYSGDYEDMNEAFGQLIQALFLALVLVYAIMASQFESYIAPFVIALAIPFGFAGSLTLLLVTGQTLSVYSGIGVIVLIGIVVNNGIVLIDYMNQLMHEKKINGDKAALIAGPRRLRPVLMTSLTTILGLLPMALSSGEGNEMYQPLSLAVLGGLTVSTMFTLVIVPTVYAAIRNRIPLKDYDAKDLASVETTGNIDNALSTPGK encoded by the coding sequence ATGAGAAGTTTTATTGAACTAATAGTAAAAAGGCCTGTTGCCGTTTTTATGGGAATAGTTGCCGTTGTAATACTTGGTATTGTAAGTTTATCTAGGCTTCCTGTCGATTTTCTGCCGGACATGGAGCTTCCTTTTATTAGTATAAGAACTACTTATGACAATGCAGGTCCTGAAGAAGTTGAAAAATCTGTTTCAAAAATAATTGAAGGAGCTGTTTCATCAGTTAATAATATTAAGGAGGTAAGTTCTACTTCAGAAGAAGAGGACTCAAGAGTTTTTATTGAGTTTAACTGGGGAAGTGATTTAGCTTCTGCTACTGCAGATATTAGAGAGGCAATAGATAGAATAAGAAAATCGCTGCCTGATGATGCTGAAAGCCCTGCCGTTTATAAATTCTCCACCGACAACATTCCAGTTATGGAAATATCATTTTATGGTACTGATAATTTATCTGCATTATACAATTTAGTTGATAATCAAATATTAACTAGTATAGAGCAGGTAGGCGGTGTTGCTATGGCCGAAATTAGAGGAGGTCTTAAAACTCAGATTAAAGTTGATGTAGATATGAATAGGCTTCAGGCTTACGGACTTGATATTAATACTATTGTAAACACATTGGCTATAGAAAATCAGAATATTTCAGGCGGTGAAACTTATGAAGGCGTTTACAAATATACTTTAAGAACTACTGGTGAGTTTAAAACCGTTGATGATATAGGTAATGTTGTTGTGGCATTAAAAGACAATAATACTCCTATAAGACTTAGAGAATTGGCTACTATTTATGAAGGATATGATGAAGACGGAGACGTTATTAAAGTTAATGGTACTCCTGCTGTTAACGTTTCTATCAATAAAGAATCCGGAGCTAATACTGTTGCCGTTTCTGAAGGTATAAAGAAAAGACTTGATACTCTTAATCTCCCTGAAGGTATAAAATACGAAGTGTTATTTAACAGTGCTGATAATGTTAATAATGCCATAAAAGGCGTTCTTGATACTGCTTGGCAGGGAGGTTTATTTGCTGTTATAATACTTATGCTTTATTTATGGAATGTTAGAACTGTACTTATAATAGCAATATCTATTCCTATGTCTATTATTGTTACATTTACTTTGATGTATTTCTTTGGTACTACTTTAAATATTATCTCGCTCTCAGGACTTGTACTTGGTATTGGTATGATGGTGGATAACTCTATTGTTGTACTTGAAAATATATTCTTCTATAGAAATAACGGATATGGTAAATATTCTTCTGCTATAGACGGTACTTCTACAGTGGCACTTGCAATATCTGCTTCTACTCTTACTACAATAGCGGTATTTTTGCCTTTCCTTTTTGTTGAAGGTCAGACTGGTCAGATGTTCAGAGACTTATGTATTACTGTTACTGTTTCTATGATAGCTTCTTTGGCTGTTGCTTTAACTATTGTACCTATGCTTGGGGCAAGACTTGTAACTACTAAAAAATCTAAATTCTTATCAAAATTTGAAGATTTTTTTGATAAGCACTTCCACTCAAAAGTAAACTTTATATATGAGAAAGTATTAACATACTCAGTTCATCATAAAGCCAGAGTATTAATTCCAGTTATCACTATAGTATTTGCTGTAATCATTGTAGGATTAATATTTATAGGTAAAGAGGGGTTCCCTGAATCTGATGAAGGACAGTTTAGAGCAAGCATTACTATGCCTATAGGTACTAGAAAAGAGCAGACGGGAGCTTTCGTTGATAGAATGAGAAAAGATGTAGAAGAAGTTGTAGGAAAAGATTTAAGCAGAATTCAGACTAGAGCAAGATCCGGTTCTGATGCTAATAAAGGAGAAATCCGAGCCAAACTTATAGACAAATCTGACGGAAGAACTATTGAAACAGCAGAATATGTTGAGCTTGTTAGAAAAAAATTAGCGAGCTACCCTGCTACTATTAACGTAGATACAGTTAGCAGTATGAGAGGAGGCGGAAATAGCGATTCCAGCGGTATTGATATAGATATAGTAGGAGAGGATTTGGTAAGAGCTAGGGAACTTGCAAATAGTGTAATAGCCGCATTGCAAGATGTTCCAGGTTTGCGTGATGTACGTTTGAAAAAAAGCGATGCCAGCCCTGAACTTAATGTTACTGTTAATAGGGATTTAGCTTCTAAAATGGGACTTAATATAAATACTGTTGCTAACTCCATTAAAACAAGTTTCGGCGGTACTACTGCTACTAGAATGACTCCGGACAATTCTGATGTTACTGATATTGATGTTATAGTTCAGCTTAATGAAAGAGACAGAATCAACATAGATGATGTTAAAAGAATGCTTATACCTACCTCTGCGGGAATGGTTCCGGTATCTGCTATAGCAAATGTAGATAAAAGTTTTGCTCCTTCAGAAATAGAGAGAAAAAATGACAGCAGAATAACTTCAATTACTGCTTCAGGATATGGAAGACCTATGAACCAAATAATGAATGATGTACAGGCTGCTATTAATGAAAAAGTATTCTTACCTTCTGGTTTCTCTATTGTTTATTCTGGAGATTATGAGGATATGAATGAAGCTTTCGGTCAGCTTATACAGGCTTTATTTTTGGCTTTGGTATTAGTTTATGCTATTATGGCAAGTCAGTTTGAATCTTACATAGCTCCTTTTGTTATTGCTCTTGCTATACCTTTTGGTTTTGCCGGTTCTCTTACTTTGTTATTAGTTACAGGACAGACTTTGAGTGTATACAGCGGAATAGGAGTTATAGTGCTTATTGGTATTGTAGTTAATAATGGTATTGTACTTATTGACTATATGAATCAGCTTATGCATGAGAAAAAAATTAACGGTGATAAAGCTGCTTTAATAGCGGGTCCTAGACGTTTAAGACCTGTACTTATGACTTCTCTTACTACAATACTTGGACTTCTTCCTATGGCATTATCAAGCGGTGAAGGTAATGAAATGTATCAGCCTTTATCTCTTGCTGTACTTGGAGGGTTGACAGTATCTACTATGTTTACTCTTGTTATAGTACCTACTGTTTATGCTGCTATTAGAAACAGAATACCTCTTAAAGACTATGATGCTAAAGACTTAGCTAGTGTTGAAACCACAGGAAACATTGATAATGCTTTAAGTACGCCGGGAAAATAA
- a CDS encoding NAD-dependent epimerase/dehydratase family protein has translation MKYTIALTGATGNMGLETLRQLMEIEDIKLVKVLVRKESKKAADKFKRQYGKRVEIIIGYLYERDDCVKLLKDCDYILNLAAVIPPNSDKYPKLAHLTNFVGVKHIVDILEEMPKDKRPKLVHISTVALYGNRNEKHPWGRVGDPLLISPYDAYSFSKLKGERYVLDSSLENRAVIRQTAMLHNRMLTDNMSDGLMFHTCYNAPLEWATARDSGLLMKRIIEEDIKGKLDDYFWKGCFNLGSKAENRLVGYDTFNDGFKLIGGSTKKYMKPNWNATRNFHGLWYYDGYKLEELFSYQKESVTDYWNEIGKTHWYYAFGKLVPPSIISFFAIQRLLSHPNSPTYWRKNGEKGKVIATFGSEEAFDSLPKKWEDFNLLFENKDSKGNYIDYKALLDIKNAELLNHGYDENKKDSEIDLEDLKKAAEFRGGKLLSTSMIKGDLHTKLRWACAEGHEFEASPFTVIKAGHWCMECMPDYTWNFDILAKKNPFFAQVWYDSHDKDENILYYFDEDFNAHYKKID, from the coding sequence ATGAAATATACAATAGCCTTAACAGGTGCTACGGGAAATATGGGTCTTGAAACATTAAGACAATTAATGGAGATAGAAGATATTAAATTAGTAAAGGTGCTTGTAAGAAAAGAAAGCAAAAAAGCGGCTGATAAGTTTAAAAGGCAGTACGGAAAGAGAGTTGAAATTATTATAGGATATTTATATGAGAGAGATGACTGCGTAAAATTATTAAAAGACTGCGATTATATACTTAATCTTGCGGCAGTTATACCTCCTAATTCTGATAAATACCCAAAACTTGCACATCTGACTAATTTTGTAGGTGTTAAACATATTGTAGATATATTAGAAGAAATGCCTAAAGATAAACGTCCAAAACTTGTACATATATCAACAGTGGCTCTTTACGGCAACAGAAATGAAAAACACCCTTGGGGGAGAGTTGGGGATCCTTTATTAATAAGTCCTTATGATGCATATTCTTTTTCAAAATTAAAAGGCGAAAGATATGTTCTTGATTCATCATTAGAAAACAGGGCTGTAATAAGACAAACTGCTATGCTTCATAATAGAATGCTTACTGACAATATGAGCGACGGGCTTATGTTTCATACTTGTTATAATGCTCCTCTTGAGTGGGCTACTGCAAGAGACAGCGGTCTTTTGATGAAGAGAATTATTGAAGAGGATATTAAAGGAAAATTAGACGATTATTTTTGGAAAGGCTGTTTTAATTTGGGAAGCAAGGCAGAAAATAGGCTAGTTGGATACGATACTTTTAATGACGGCTTCAAACTCATCGGAGGCTCTACAAAAAAATATATGAAGCCTAATTGGAATGCTACAAGAAATTTTCATGGACTTTGGTATTATGACGGATACAAATTAGAAGAATTATTTTCTTATCAGAAAGAGTCAGTTACTGATTACTGGAATGAAATAGGAAAAACTCATTGGTATTATGCTTTCGGTAAACTTGTGCCTCCTTCTATAATATCGTTTTTTGCTATACAGAGACTTTTATCTCACCCTAATTCACCTACATATTGGAGAAAAAACGGAGAGAAAGGAAAAGTTATAGCAACATTTGGAAGCGAAGAGGCTTTTGATAGCTTACCTAAAAAATGGGAAGATTTTAATCTGCTTTTTGAAAATAAAGATTCCAAAGGCAATTATATAGACTATAAGGCTTTGCTTGATATAAAAAATGCTGAGCTTCTTAATCATGGCTATGATGAAAATAAAAAAGACAGTGAAATAGATTTGGAAGATTTGAAAAAAGCTGCAGAGTTCAGAGGCGGAAAACTTTTAAGCACTAGTATGATTAAAGGAGATTTGCATACAAAATTAAGATGGGCTTGTGCTGAAGGACATGAATTTGAGGCTTCTCCATTTACTGTTATAAAAGCAGGTCATTGGTGTATGGAATGTATGCCGGATTATACTTGGAACTTTGATATTTTAGCGAAAAAAAATCCTTTCTTTGCTCAGGTTTGGTATGATTCTCATGATAAAGATGAAAATATACTTTATTATTTTGATGAAGATTTTAATGCTCATTACAAAAAAATTGATTAA
- a CDS encoding tetratricopeptide repeat protein: MIKQSLAVLLVILLSFALSCKNPNNQNNLEEDYINEIEKEYQNSSSNDVVVETNDYTDDYMNSNNDNTQINNNSNNNYQPNNNSSVKDTYSSSSSSSSSVNAKRRPLKATIDTFYSPWTSKDDPLIIREIRVMIANNEYTQALDYINKLDFNNLPADVDVGQLYQFKGIVHYFLAKGGYKSNNIVAKNNIVSADECFKKVEGLTKIEKFKPLSLLWNGMLYQTYSNDEAQLQEAIALFDRVITEYPRTRFANDAVFYKAVTMKKLGMPENEYNDLFLSIKRGGFVDTLVFSQVINDYVPANDLVDKEMVK, translated from the coding sequence ATGATTAAACAATCTTTAGCAGTTCTATTAGTGATTTTATTGTCCTTTGCATTATCTTGTAAAAACCCTAATAATCAGAATAATTTGGAAGAGGATTATATTAATGAGATAGAAAAAGAGTATCAAAACTCATCAAGCAATGATGTAGTAGTAGAAACTAATGATTATACTGATGATTACATGAATAGTAATAATGATAATACTCAGATAAATAATAATTCTAATAATAATTATCAGCCGAATAATAATAGTTCGGTAAAAGATACCTATTCAAGTTCTTCTTCTTCAAGCAGTTCTGTTAATGCTAAAAGAAGACCTTTAAAAGCTACTATAGATACTTTTTACAGCCCTTGGACTTCTAAAGATGACCCTCTAATTATTAGGGAAATTAGAGTTATGATTGCTAATAATGAATATACTCAGGCTTTAGATTATATTAATAAATTAGATTTTAATAATCTTCCTGCCGATGTAGATGTTGGTCAGTTGTATCAATTTAAAGGAATAGTGCATTATTTTCTTGCTAAAGGCGGTTATAAATCAAATAATATTGTAGCGAAAAATAATATTGTTTCAGCTGATGAATGTTTTAAAAAAGTGGAAGGACTTACAAAAATAGAAAAGTTTAAACCGCTTTCATTATTATGGAATGGAATGCTCTATCAAACTTATTCTAATGATGAAGCTCAATTGCAGGAGGCTATAGCTCTATTTGACAGAGTAATTACTGAATATCCTAGAACTAGATTTGCTAATGATGCTGTATTTTATAAGGCTGTAACTATGAAAAAATTGGGAATGCCTGAAAACGAATATAACGATCTTTTTCTCTCTATAAAAAGAGGAGGATTTGTTGATACTTTGGTGTTCTCTCAGGTTATAAATGACTATGTTCCTGCTAATGATTTAGTAGACAAAGAGATGGTAAAATAA
- a CDS encoding CAP domain-containing protein → MKLLKILSLVLFSFIIYAQTSFSQNNDEASQLLQLINSERKKSSLNEYKTETQLQNAANQRAKEIAEGIRKSTALQENNIQFASYSEGSIIADMTAEEIFNQIMKSQKNLVLNKTFTHAAAGVYEKGGKKYWVMLYASSRNGDIIKRELNIQKERERVTELCNEARKENNVTVSLVLDSKLSEAAQKRAEELKSLFSHTRPNKTAFSTILKEYNITYKTAGENIANGQVDADDVMNSWLNSKGHRANILNKSFGKIGVGVFEYNNRIYWVQIFTD, encoded by the coding sequence ATGAAATTATTAAAAATATTATCTTTAGTGTTATTTAGTTTTATTATTTATGCTCAAACATCTTTTTCACAGAACAATGATGAAGCATCTCAATTACTTCAATTAATAAACAGCGAAAGAAAAAAATCATCTCTTAATGAATACAAAACAGAAACACAATTACAAAATGCTGCAAACCAAAGAGCTAAAGAAATAGCAGAAGGTATAAGAAAATCAACAGCTTTACAAGAAAATAATATACAATTTGCATCATACTCCGAAGGCTCTATTATTGCTGATATGACTGCAGAAGAAATATTTAATCAGATAATGAAAAGCCAAAAAAATTTGGTATTAAATAAAACATTTACACATGCTGCTGCAGGAGTTTATGAAAAAGGAGGCAAAAAATATTGGGTTATGCTCTATGCATCTTCAAGAAATGGGGACATAATAAAAAGAGAATTAAATATACAAAAAGAGAGAGAAAGAGTAACTGAATTATGCAATGAAGCGAGAAAAGAGAATAATGTAACTGTTTCATTGGTGCTTGACAGTAAATTAAGTGAGGCAGCACAAAAAAGAGCAGAAGAGTTAAAGAGCCTATTTTCACATACAAGACCTAATAAAACGGCATTTTCTACTATATTAAAAGAATATAATATCACTTACAAAACAGCTGGAGAGAATATAGCAAATGGTCAGGTAGATGCTGATGATGTTATGAACTCTTGGCTTAATTCTAAAGGTCATAGAGCAAATATACTTAATAAAAGTTTTGGAAAAATAGGCGTAGGTGTTTTTGAATACAATAATAGAATATATTGGGTTCAAATATTTACAGACTGA
- a CDS encoding efflux RND transporter periplasmic adaptor subunit, with protein MIKKISVQIFILCLFVLSVLSVSCKKSQADLKKKENPISVLVAAPIKQHLDEYLELSAEIKATKEVEISSDVPGKIANILKYEGSFVNKGDTIALIDRFVIGANYAYAPARTPISGYVTTTYMAVGASIAASTPIANVADINQLEVEIQVPERSISGIELGQKVLIRVPSSPNKEIEAKITKRDYAVNPSTRTLMVKALIDNKDRLLLPGMFSDVSILLNSADNVFVIPNSAIFSDDLGKNYVYVVKEDNSNNPPQELAQSTNKQYRAYSREVNILFTSKDKVALSSGLEEGEEVVMFGREFLKNGSLVNRIENDPTILEYITPQATAVASANTNQNTSANQTAAVKKEDTSKPATTAKQTTTASKPAAAKQTTTTTNTSKTADNSSDNSIYSIGG; from the coding sequence ATGATAAAAAAAATAAGCGTACAAATTTTTATATTATGTCTTTTTGTTTTGTCTGTTTTATCTGTTTCATGTAAAAAATCACAGGCAGACTTAAAAAAGAAAGAAAATCCTATAAGTGTATTGGTAGCAGCCCCTATAAAACAGCACCTAGATGAATACTTAGAGCTTTCTGCTGAAATTAAAGCTACTAAAGAAGTAGAAATATCTTCAGATGTTCCGGGTAAAATAGCTAATATACTTAAATATGAAGGAAGTTTTGTTAATAAGGGAGATACTATAGCATTAATTGACAGATTCGTAATAGGTGCTAATTATGCTTATGCCCCAGCAAGAACTCCTATTTCCGGATATGTTACTACTACTTATATGGCAGTAGGAGCATCAATAGCAGCATCCACTCCAATAGCAAATGTTGCTGACATAAACCAATTAGAAGTAGAAATACAAGTTCCAGAACGATCTATATCTGGAATAGAATTGGGTCAGAAAGTATTAATAAGAGTGCCTTCTTCTCCTAATAAAGAAATAGAAGCTAAAATAACAAAAAGAGATTATGCTGTTAATCCTTCAACACGTACATTGATGGTTAAAGCTCTAATAGATAATAAAGACAGACTTTTACTTCCCGGTATGTTTTCCGATGTTTCAATACTTCTAAACTCTGCTGATAATGTATTTGTTATACCTAACAGTGCAATATTCAGCGATGATTTAGGAAAAAACTATGTATATGTTGTAAAAGAGGATAATTCTAATAACCCGCCTCAGGAACTTGCTCAAAGTACAAACAAACAATACAGAGCATATTCAAGAGAAGTTAATATATTATTTACTTCAAAAGATAAAGTTGCTTTAAGCAGCGGACTTGAAGAGGGAGAAGAGGTTGTTATGTTCGGACGTGAATTCTTAAAAAACGGTTCATTGGTTAATAGAATAGAAAATGACCCTACTATATTAGAATATATCACACCTCAGGCTACAGCAGTTGCTTCGGCTAATACTAATCAAAATACATCTGCAAATCAAACTGCTGCAGTTAAAAAAGAAGATACATCTAAACCAGCAACTACTGCCAAACAAACTACAACAGCATCTAAGCCAGCTGCTGCTAAACAAACAACAACAACTACTAATACATCAAAAACTGCAGATAATAGCAGTGATAATAGTATTTATTCCATTGGCGGTTAA